The Wolbachia endosymbiont of Ctenocephalides felis wCfeT genome includes a region encoding these proteins:
- the sdhD gene encoding succinate dehydrogenase, hydrophobic membrane anchor protein — MSQSENSVHHWWNQRVSAVILLLLLPWFIYSFSYAFYNNSSLPFNEKLLQVIHYPLELLFFVVLLFCVFWHAVLGMQVVCEDYIHNIPLRVFTITLIKYFSYITYITLAFTLFFYYRHIFL, encoded by the coding sequence ATGAGTCAGTCAGAAAATTCGGTACATCATTGGTGGAATCAACGTGTTTCAGCGGTGATTTTATTGCTTTTGCTTCCTTGGTTTATTTATTCGTTTTCTTATGCATTTTATAATAATAGTTCTTTGCCTTTTAACGAGAAATTATTGCAAGTTATTCATTACCCTTTAGAGTTATTATTTTTTGTTGTTTTGTTGTTTTGTGTTTTTTGGCATGCAGTTCTTGGGATGCAAGTAGTATGTGAGGATTATATACATAACATACCTTTAAGAGTCTTTACAATAACACTTATAAAATACTTTTCATATATTACTTATATAACTCTAGCTTTCACGCTTTTTTTCTATTATAGGCATATTTTCTTGTAA
- the sdhC gene encoding succinate dehydrogenase, cytochrome b556 subunit, whose product MSDRPLSPHLQIYKIQVTTFFSIMHRLTGILLFFLLIAFSWHFILHVYFPKLFIVKYLNILLSTSIAKLAYIVCFMSFAYHFLNGIRHLLWDMGFNLEITDVSKSAILLAAMLLCSTIAFMFII is encoded by the coding sequence ATGAGTGATAGGCCACTTTCTCCGCATTTACAAATATATAAAATACAGGTTACTACTTTCTTTTCTATTATGCATAGGTTAACAGGTATTTTGTTATTTTTTTTGTTAATAGCATTTTCTTGGCACTTTATATTACATGTTTATTTTCCTAAATTATTTATAGTAAAATATTTAAATATATTGTTATCTACTTCTATTGCTAAATTAGCTTATATTGTATGCTTTATGAGTTTTGCGTATCATTTTCTTAATGGTATTCGTCATTTATTGTGGGATATGGGGTTTAATTTAGAGATTACAGACGTATCAAAAAGTGCCATATTACTAGCAGCTATGCTGCTTTGTTCTACCATAGCATTTATGTTTATTATATGA